The following proteins are encoded in a genomic region of Streptomyces sp. NBC_01723:
- a CDS encoding dihydrofolate reductase family protein has translation MAKLIYSMVTSLDGYAEAADGDLGTGAEDPEVHSFINDLFRPVGTYLYGRRMYETMVYWETAHTEPDQPPHILQYARDWQAAEKVVYSTTLESVSSAKTRIERTFDPEAVRRLKAEAEADLTVDGPNLAAQAIAAGLVDEYHLFITTSVVGGGKRFFPDGVRLDLEMVEERAFDSGLVYARYRTR, from the coding sequence ATGGCAAAGCTCATCTACTCGATGGTCACCTCGCTCGACGGCTACGCCGAGGCGGCCGACGGCGACCTCGGCACCGGGGCCGAGGACCCGGAGGTGCACAGCTTCATCAACGACCTCTTCCGCCCCGTCGGCACCTACCTCTACGGCCGGCGGATGTACGAGACGATGGTCTATTGGGAGACCGCGCACACCGAGCCCGACCAGCCGCCGCACATCCTGCAGTACGCCCGTGACTGGCAGGCCGCCGAGAAGGTCGTGTACTCCACGACGCTCGAGTCGGTGTCCAGCGCGAAGACCCGGATCGAGCGGACCTTCGACCCGGAGGCGGTGCGCCGGCTCAAGGCCGAGGCCGAGGCCGACCTCACCGTCGACGGCCCCAACCTCGCGGCCCAGGCGATCGCGGCCGGTCTGGTGGACGAGTACCACCTGTTCATCACCACCAGCGTGGTCGGCGGCGGCAAGCGGTTCTTCCCCGACGGCGTACGCCTCGATCTGGAAATGGTCGAGGAGCGTGCCTTCGACAGCGGACTGGTCTACGCGCGCTACCGGACCCGCTGA
- a CDS encoding phospholipase D-like domain-containing protein, translating to MTSVQEVPSASVRAADDGAVTERAVRIRRRLERLIGIAATEGNALLPLRNGDEIFPAMLDAIRSAEHTVDMMTFVYWKGEIAREFAHALAERARAGVRVRLLLDGFGSRLIDSDLLAEMDRVGVQVAWFRKPAHLSPLKQNHRCHRKVLVVDEQVAFTGGVGIAEEWCGDARNPGEWRDTHVQVRGPAVDGIAAAFAQNWAECHDELFDDRDRFTPHQPHGDAVVQVVRGSASFGWQDMQTLIRVMIESAEERFRLTTAYFSPDSYFIELLCAAARRGVEVEILLPGPHTDKRVCRLAGQHYYDDLLACGVKVYEYQPTMMHAKVITVDRTAALVGSTNFNRRSLDHDEEVMLAVLDAEFTAGLDAHFDADKAAAEPIRKGAWKRRPLLQRAREAAVQPIRRFL from the coding sequence ATGACCAGTGTCCAGGAGGTCCCGTCGGCCTCCGTCCGTGCGGCGGACGACGGTGCGGTGACGGAACGAGCCGTGCGGATACGGCGCCGCCTGGAGCGTCTGATCGGCATCGCGGCGACCGAGGGCAACGCGCTGCTTCCGCTGCGCAACGGGGACGAGATCTTCCCGGCCATGCTCGACGCCATCCGCTCCGCCGAGCACACCGTGGACATGATGACGTTCGTGTACTGGAAGGGCGAGATCGCGCGCGAATTCGCGCACGCCCTCGCGGAGCGGGCCCGGGCCGGCGTGCGCGTGCGGCTGCTCCTCGACGGCTTCGGCAGCCGGCTCATCGACAGCGACCTGCTCGCCGAGATGGACCGGGTCGGCGTCCAGGTGGCCTGGTTCCGCAAGCCCGCGCACCTGTCGCCGCTCAAGCAGAACCACCGCTGCCACCGCAAGGTCCTGGTCGTGGACGAGCAGGTGGCCTTCACCGGCGGCGTGGGCATCGCCGAGGAGTGGTGCGGCGACGCCCGCAACCCCGGCGAGTGGCGGGACACCCACGTCCAGGTGCGGGGACCGGCCGTGGACGGCATCGCGGCCGCGTTCGCGCAGAACTGGGCCGAGTGCCACGACGAACTCTTCGACGACCGCGACCGCTTCACCCCCCACCAGCCCCACGGCGACGCGGTGGTGCAGGTGGTGCGCGGCTCGGCCAGCTTCGGCTGGCAGGACATGCAGACCCTGATCCGGGTCATGATCGAGTCCGCCGAGGAGCGTTTCCGGCTGACCACCGCCTACTTCTCGCCGGACAGCTACTTCATCGAACTCCTGTGCGCCGCCGCACGACGCGGCGTGGAGGTGGAGATCCTGCTGCCCGGCCCGCACACCGACAAGCGCGTCTGCCGGCTGGCCGGACAGCACTACTACGACGATCTCCTCGCCTGCGGGGTGAAGGTCTACGAGTACCAGCCGACCATGATGCACGCCAAGGTCATCACCGTGGACCGTACGGCCGCCCTCGTCGGGTCGACCAACTTCAACCGGCGCTCCCTCGACCACGACGAGGAAGTCATGCTGGCCGTCCTGGACGCGGAGTTCACCGCCGGCCTGGACGCCCACTTCGACGCCGACAAGGCGGCAGCCGAACCGATCCGCAAGGGCGCCTGGAAGCGGCGTCCGTTGCTCCAGCGCGCCCGCGAGGCGGCCGTTCAGCCCATCCGCCGGTTCCTGTGA
- a CDS encoding dienelactone hydrolase family protein: MAEVLVFHHGHGLTAGVREFAERLRRAGHTVQAPDLYEGQVFDTLEEGIAYARNTGFDTIAARGIAAAEQLPPELVHVGFSLGVLPAQKLAQTRPGAKGALLLESCVPVAEFGGAWPRDVPVQVHGMDADPYFAGEGDVDAARALVETATDGELFLYPGDRHLFTDSSLPSYDERAAEQVARRVLGFLDRVK; encoded by the coding sequence ATGGCTGAGGTTCTGGTCTTCCACCACGGACACGGACTGACCGCCGGCGTCCGCGAGTTCGCCGAGCGGTTGCGGCGGGCCGGACACACCGTCCAGGCCCCGGACCTGTACGAGGGGCAGGTGTTCGACACCCTTGAGGAGGGCATCGCCTACGCCCGGAACACCGGCTTCGACACGATCGCCGCGCGCGGAATCGCCGCGGCGGAGCAGCTGCCGCCGGAGCTTGTCCATGTCGGTTTCTCACTCGGCGTCCTGCCGGCGCAGAAGCTGGCGCAGACCCGCCCCGGCGCGAAGGGCGCGCTGCTGCTCGAGTCGTGCGTCCCGGTCGCCGAGTTCGGCGGCGCCTGGCCCCGGGACGTCCCGGTCCAGGTCCACGGCATGGACGCGGATCCCTACTTCGCCGGGGAGGGCGACGTGGACGCCGCCCGCGCGCTCGTGGAGACGGCGACGGACGGCGAGCTGTTCCTCTATCCGGGCGACAGGCACCTGTTCACCGACAGCAGCCTGCCGTCCTATGACGAACGAGCCGCGGAGCAGGTCGCCCGTCGAGTGCTCGGCTTCCTCGACCGCGTCAAGTAG
- a CDS encoding DUF6480 family protein — MTEPLVPPQETPPVEGSTAEAHEERPDGGIWEHPRIWTWIILIGAAIFAGYFVARAVSLM; from the coding sequence ATGACAGAACCGCTCGTACCCCCTCAGGAGACCCCTCCCGTCGAAGGCTCCACGGCGGAGGCACACGAGGAGCGCCCAGACGGCGGTATCTGGGAGCACCCCCGGATCTGGACGTGGATCATCCTCATCGGTGCGGCGATCTTCGCCGGCTACTTCGTCGCCCGCGCCGTGTCACTGATGTGA
- a CDS encoding MarR family winged helix-turn-helix transcriptional regulator, protein MTGGPVGGTGEHEDDQELRWLDEQEKAAWTGLISLVLLLPGKLESPLRQEHGLTLFEYLVLSHLSEAPQRKLRMGELAFLASGSLSRLSNVVKRCEQRGWIVRAPDPADGRYTLAELTDTGFDTVDQAAPTHLRSVRRVVLDSLNTTDQKALARIAQKLRIVPDDFG, encoded by the coding sequence ATGACGGGAGGGCCCGTGGGCGGCACCGGAGAACACGAGGACGATCAGGAGCTGCGATGGCTCGACGAACAGGAGAAGGCGGCGTGGACGGGGCTGATCTCCCTCGTCCTGCTGCTGCCCGGCAAGCTGGAGTCGCCGCTGCGGCAGGAGCACGGCCTCACCCTGTTCGAGTACCTCGTACTCAGCCACCTCTCCGAGGCTCCGCAGCGCAAGCTGCGCATGGGAGAACTCGCCTTCCTCGCCAGCGGGTCCCTCTCCCGCCTGTCCAACGTCGTCAAACGCTGTGAACAGCGGGGCTGGATCGTACGGGCCCCGGACCCGGCGGACGGCCGCTACACGCTCGCCGAACTCACCGACACCGGCTTCGACACCGTGGACCAGGCAGCCCCCACCCACCTGCGCTCCGTACGCCGCGTCGTCCTCGACTCGCTCAACACCACCGACCAGAAGGCCCTCGCGCGCATCGCACAGAAGCTCCGCATCGTCCCCGACGACTTCGGCTGA
- a CDS encoding Rid family hydrolase yields the protein MSTVTFGITPGFGEKLHEALGYSGAVRVGDRVEISGQAGVDDDLVIPDSLEDEIVQAFDNVERTLATVGATWKDVIHVNSYHKVAPGDDVIGDDHNRVMAEQFRRRLGGRAPIWTETGVTVLGLAAMRVEIRVTAIVGSGD from the coding sequence ATGAGCACCGTCACTTTCGGCATCACTCCGGGCTTCGGTGAGAAGCTCCACGAGGCCCTCGGCTACAGCGGAGCCGTCCGCGTCGGCGACCGGGTGGAGATCTCCGGTCAGGCCGGGGTGGACGACGATCTGGTCATCCCCGACTCGCTGGAGGACGAGATCGTCCAGGCCTTCGACAACGTGGAGCGCACGCTCGCCACGGTGGGCGCGACGTGGAAGGACGTCATCCACGTCAACTCGTACCACAAGGTCGCACCGGGCGACGACGTCATCGGCGACGACCACAACAGGGTGATGGCCGAGCAGTTCCGCCGTCGCCTCGGCGGCCGCGCGCCGATCTGGACCGAGACCGGCGTCACCGTCCTCGGCCTCGCCGCCATGCGCGTGGAGATCCGCGTCACCGCCATCGTCGGATCCGGGGACTGA
- a CDS encoding alpha/beta fold hydrolase, with product MSTVNANGVTLGVESFGDDDAPLVLLAGGTTMLSWPDALCERLAAGGRRVVRYDLRDSGESTTADPEAPAYTLRDLASDAAALAQALGGGPAHLAGIGVGGMVAQVAALDHPEAFSALTLAGTRAVAPGPPDDDLPDHDAATMGRLFAHPMPDWTDREAVAEFAAAGAAILGDDPDAAGTTAARVWDRTPGTEPPVQLANQLGMVFSALDCAPRWRERLPGIAIPALVVHGRRDPFFPVGNAEAIAREIPGARLLVLEDAATAIPDASADEVAEAMLALGTGRP from the coding sequence ATGAGTACCGTCAACGCCAACGGAGTGACCCTGGGCGTCGAGTCGTTCGGTGACGACGACGCGCCCCTCGTGCTGCTCGCGGGCGGGACGACGATGCTGTCCTGGCCCGACGCGCTCTGCGAGCGACTGGCCGCCGGCGGTCGGCGCGTGGTGCGCTACGACCTGCGCGACAGCGGCGAGTCGACGACGGCGGATCCGGAGGCGCCCGCCTACACCCTGCGGGACCTCGCCTCCGACGCGGCGGCGCTCGCGCAGGCCCTGGGCGGCGGGCCCGCGCATCTCGCGGGGATCGGCGTCGGCGGGATGGTCGCCCAGGTGGCCGCCCTCGACCATCCGGAGGCGTTCTCCGCACTCACCCTGGCCGGCACCCGCGCGGTCGCTCCCGGCCCGCCCGACGACGACCTCCCCGACCACGACGCCGCGACGATGGGCCGCCTGTTCGCGCATCCCATGCCGGACTGGACCGACCGGGAGGCGGTGGCGGAGTTCGCCGCCGCCGGTGCGGCGATCCTCGGCGACGACCCCGACGCCGCGGGCACGACGGCCGCGCGCGTCTGGGACCGCACGCCCGGAACCGAACCCCCCGTGCAGCTGGCCAACCAGCTCGGCATGGTCTTCTCCGCGCTCGACTGCGCGCCCCGCTGGCGGGAGCGGCTGCCCGGGATCGCGATCCCCGCACTCGTCGTCCACGGCCGCCGCGACCCGTTCTTCCCCGTCGGCAACGCCGAGGCGATCGCCCGCGAGATCCCGGGCGCCCGGCTGCTCGTGCTGGAGGACGCGGCGACCGCGATCCCCGACGCGTCGGCCGACGAGGTCGCCGAGGCGATGCTCGCGCTCGGCACGGGCCGGCCCTAG
- a CDS encoding DUF3500 domain-containing protein: MPSKHIASGMREAAHVLLAALEPEQVRELRSGPDRLDAPELREWTYLPGPRPGLSTEGLDAGQREAVDALLATAHSVPGAELARGAIEVERHRRAQQGSVGADRYWVRLLGDPDGDEPWGWRMNGHHLAVHVLVTAVGIRVTPHFVGSEPARVGSGPQAGRRLLGPEEDLARELITGLDGGARAEAVFAATPPDDILTRDDPFADPAVLPDGLTHDRMRPGQQRLLESLVRRYLDRAPAAYAQECWSDAVTRGLGSVSFAWAGGLVPGDRHYYCVRAPDFLIEYDNTQDDGNHAHSVWRHVRHDWGTDLLRRHYTEQHA, from the coding sequence ATGCCGTCGAAGCACATCGCCTCCGGGATGCGGGAGGCGGCGCATGTGCTGCTGGCCGCCCTGGAGCCGGAGCAGGTGCGTGAACTGCGCTCAGGGCCCGACCGGTTGGACGCGCCGGAGCTGCGCGAGTGGACCTACCTGCCGGGCCCGCGCCCCGGGCTCTCCACCGAAGGGCTCGACGCCGGGCAGCGCGAGGCGGTCGACGCGCTCCTGGCCACGGCGCACAGCGTGCCGGGAGCGGAGCTGGCGCGCGGGGCGATCGAGGTGGAACGGCATCGCCGCGCCCAGCAGGGGTCCGTCGGCGCGGACCGCTACTGGGTGCGACTGCTCGGCGACCCGGACGGCGACGAACCGTGGGGCTGGCGGATGAACGGCCACCACCTCGCGGTGCACGTCCTGGTCACGGCGGTCGGGATCCGGGTGACGCCGCACTTCGTCGGCTCGGAACCGGCCCGCGTCGGCAGCGGCCCCCAAGCCGGCCGCCGGCTCCTGGGCCCGGAGGAAGACCTGGCCAGGGAGCTGATCACGGGCCTGGACGGCGGTGCGCGGGCCGAGGCGGTCTTCGCCGCCACGCCGCCGGACGACATCCTGACCCGGGACGATCCCTTCGCCGATCCGGCCGTCCTGCCGGACGGCCTGACCCACGACCGCATGAGGCCCGGTCAGCAGCGCCTCCTGGAGTCGCTGGTGCGCCGCTATCTCGACCGCGCGCCCGCGGCCTACGCGCAGGAGTGCTGGTCGGACGCAGTGACCCGCGGACTGGGTTCGGTCTCCTTCGCCTGGGCCGGCGGCCTCGTCCCCGGCGACCGGCACTACTACTGCGTCCGCGCCCCGGATTTCCTCATCGAGTACGACAACACCCAGGACGACGGCAACCACGCCCACTCGGTCTGGCGCCACGTCCGCCACGACTGGGGAACGGACCTGCTCCGGAGGCACTACACGGAGCAGCATGCTTAG
- a CDS encoding SDR family oxidoreductase, protein MPRKDMDITVPDLTGRRAVVTGASDGIGLGIATRLAAAGAQVVMPVRNPRKGERAAAGIRERVPGADVSLRALDLSSLASVAELGRTLLDEDRPIHLLVNNAGVMTPPDRRTTADGFELQFGTNHLGHFALVNHLLPLLRAGRARVTSQISVAANRNAINWDDLNWERSYDGMGAYSQSKIAFGLFGLELHRRSEAAGWGITSNLSHPGVAPTSLLAARPEVGRAQDTLGVRLIRALSTRGVVVGTVHTAQLPALHAATAPEPGATGGGFYGPSGPGHLGGPPAEQKLYGRLRGTEDARRVWQISEELVGAHAWR, encoded by the coding sequence ATGCCACGCAAGGACATGGACATCACCGTTCCCGACCTGACCGGGAGGCGCGCCGTCGTGACCGGAGCGAGCGACGGGATCGGACTCGGCATCGCGACGCGTCTGGCCGCCGCCGGCGCGCAGGTCGTCATGCCGGTCCGCAATCCACGCAAGGGCGAACGGGCGGCCGCCGGAATCCGGGAGCGGGTCCCCGGCGCGGACGTGTCCCTGCGCGCCCTCGACCTCTCCTCGCTCGCCTCCGTCGCGGAGCTGGGCAGGACGCTGCTGGACGAGGACCGCCCCATCCACCTCCTCGTCAACAACGCCGGCGTCATGACCCCGCCCGACCGGCGGACGACGGCCGACGGCTTCGAGCTGCAGTTCGGCACCAACCACCTGGGGCACTTCGCCCTGGTCAACCATCTCCTCCCCCTGCTACGGGCCGGGCGGGCCCGCGTGACGTCCCAGATCAGCGTCGCGGCGAACCGCAACGCCATCAACTGGGACGACCTGAACTGGGAGCGTTCCTACGACGGCATGGGCGCCTACAGCCAGTCGAAGATCGCCTTCGGTCTCTTCGGCCTCGAACTCCACCGGCGCAGCGAAGCGGCGGGCTGGGGCATCACCAGCAACCTCTCCCACCCGGGAGTCGCACCGACGAGCCTGCTCGCCGCCCGTCCCGAGGTCGGCCGCGCCCAGGACACGCTGGGCGTACGCCTGATCCGGGCCCTGTCCACGCGCGGCGTCGTCGTCGGAACGGTGCACACGGCACAGTTGCCCGCCCTGCACGCCGCCACGGCCCCCGAACCCGGGGCCACGGGCGGCGGCTTCTACGGACCGAGCGGGCCCGGACACCTGGGCGGCCCGCCGGCGGAGCAGAAGCTGTACGGCCGCCTGCGCGGTACGGAGGACGCGCGGCGCGTCTGGCAGATCTCCGAGGAACTCGTGGGCGCCCACGCCTGGCGGTAG
- a CDS encoding Vgb family protein, protein MSRRPTVSIEEFSVSDPGAGPYGITAGPDGAVWFTMVHHGRIGRVAPDGATDSHALEPASGGPSTITAGPDGALWFTEFRGHRIGRITTAGEVVSFPLPTPDAGPFGIVAGPDDALWFTEASADRIGRITTHGRVTDFPLPVSGAFPSGIAAGRDDRLWFTMNQANAIGAIALDGAVDVHPLPTPDAAPVGIAAGADGAMWFVEIGAGRIGRITPDGTIDEFALPDLGSRPHAIAAGTDGSCWFTEWGANRVGRITPDGQIDEYDLPTPASEPHGIVQGPDGAIWTALENGTIARLTAR, encoded by the coding sequence ATGTCGCGCCGCCCGACCGTTTCGATCGAGGAGTTCTCCGTCTCCGACCCCGGGGCAGGCCCCTACGGGATCACCGCCGGACCCGACGGCGCGGTGTGGTTCACCATGGTCCACCACGGGCGGATCGGGCGCGTCGCCCCCGACGGTGCCACCGACTCCCACGCCCTGGAACCGGCCTCCGGCGGACCGTCGACCATCACGGCGGGGCCCGACGGCGCACTGTGGTTCACCGAGTTCCGCGGCCACCGGATCGGCCGGATCACCACGGCCGGGGAGGTCGTCTCGTTCCCGCTGCCCACGCCGGACGCCGGGCCGTTCGGGATCGTGGCGGGCCCGGACGACGCGCTGTGGTTCACGGAGGCGAGCGCCGACCGCATCGGCCGGATCACGACCCACGGTCGGGTCACCGATTTCCCCCTCCCCGTCTCGGGTGCCTTCCCCTCGGGCATCGCCGCCGGCCGGGACGACCGGCTGTGGTTCACGATGAACCAGGCGAACGCGATCGGCGCCATCGCTCTCGACGGCGCCGTCGACGTCCATCCGCTGCCGACACCGGACGCCGCCCCCGTGGGCATCGCGGCCGGGGCCGACGGCGCCATGTGGTTCGTCGAGATCGGCGCCGGGCGGATCGGCCGGATCACCCCGGACGGCACGATCGACGAGTTCGCCCTGCCCGACCTCGGGTCCCGCCCGCACGCCATCGCCGCCGGCACCGACGGCAGCTGCTGGTTCACCGAGTGGGGAGCCAACCGGGTCGGGCGGATCACCCCCGACGGGCAGATCGACGAGTACGACCTCCCCACCCCGGCCTCGGAACCCCACGGCATCGTCCAGGGACCGGACGGTGCGATCTGGACCGCCCTGGAGAACGGGACGATCGCCCGCCTGACGGCACGCTGA
- a CDS encoding helix-turn-helix transcriptional regulator: protein MEIDRAGLAAFLRRRRELLQPEDVGLPRGPRRRTSGLRREEVAELCHMSTDYYARLERERGPQPSESMIASIAQGLHLSLDERDHLFRLGGHAPPARGTGAVDEHIGPGLLRILDRLDDTPAEVVTELGETLRQTPLGIALTGDTTRYTGPARSIGYRWFTDPVTRRLYAPEDHAFLSRMFASGLREVTALRGPGSRAAHYAELLLARSDEFRALWDKQEVGVRPHHVKRYSHPEVGALELNCQTLLDPDQSHRLLVYTAVPGSESHDRLRLLAVIGPQARALR, encoded by the coding sequence ATGGAGATCGACCGGGCCGGGCTCGCGGCGTTCCTGCGGCGCCGCCGGGAGCTGCTGCAACCCGAGGACGTCGGCCTCCCGCGCGGACCGCGGCGCAGGACCAGCGGGTTGCGCCGCGAGGAGGTCGCCGAGCTGTGTCACATGTCGACCGACTACTACGCCCGGCTTGAGCGCGAGCGCGGCCCGCAGCCGTCCGAGTCGATGATCGCCTCGATCGCGCAGGGGCTGCACCTCTCCCTCGACGAGCGGGACCACCTGTTCCGCCTCGGTGGCCACGCTCCGCCCGCCCGGGGCACGGGCGCCGTCGACGAGCACATCGGCCCCGGCCTGCTGCGCATCCTCGACCGGCTGGACGACACGCCGGCGGAGGTCGTCACCGAGCTGGGGGAGACGCTGCGCCAGACCCCGCTCGGCATCGCCCTCACCGGCGACACGACCCGCTACACCGGCCCCGCGCGCAGCATCGGCTACCGCTGGTTCACCGACCCGGTCACCCGCCGGCTCTACGCGCCGGAGGATCACGCGTTCCTCTCCCGGATGTTCGCGTCCGGGCTGCGCGAGGTCACCGCCCTGCGGGGCCCCGGCTCCCGGGCCGCCCACTACGCCGAGCTGCTCCTCGCCCGGAGTGACGAGTTCCGCGCTCTGTGGGACAAGCAGGAGGTCGGCGTCCGGCCCCACCACGTCAAGCGCTACAGCCATCCGGAGGTCGGCGCCCTCGAACTGAACTGCCAGACGCTCCTCGACCCGGACCAGTCACACCGACTGCTCGTCTACACGGCGGTCCCGGGCAGCGAGAGCCACGACCGGCTGCGCCTCCTCGCGGTCATCGGGCCGCAGGCGCGCGCACTGCGCTGA
- a CDS encoding dienelactone hydrolase family protein, with translation MHVTSEQRLDDGVLERAFTLGEIPGFLWTPETASASAPVPLILLGHPPLGLRRMYPRLAARARHSAAEGFATATIELPGSGDRPGWPALDQARTDLRRAMQAGRPVPDETVDALVLPLVDKAVPEWQAALDAFLSLPEVGGPVGYSGGVISIGVRLAVVEPRIRAAGLFAGSLVPRVMFEEARQVSIPLHVLLQWDDEGNDRQASLDLFDAFGSKEKSLHANMGGHTGVPRFAGDSAAQFFTRHLK, from the coding sequence ATGCATGTCACTTCCGAGCAACGCCTCGACGACGGCGTCCTCGAACGCGCATTCACCCTCGGTGAGATCCCCGGCTTCCTGTGGACGCCCGAAACCGCGTCCGCTTCCGCACCGGTGCCGCTGATCCTGCTCGGCCACCCCCCGCTCGGGCTGCGCAGGATGTACCCCCGGCTGGCGGCTCGGGCCCGGCACTCCGCGGCGGAAGGCTTCGCCACGGCCACCATCGAGCTCCCCGGAAGCGGCGACCGGCCCGGTTGGCCCGCCCTCGACCAGGCCCGCACCGACCTGCGCCGGGCCATGCAGGCCGGGCGGCCGGTCCCCGACGAGACTGTCGACGCCCTCGTCCTCCCGTTGGTCGACAAGGCGGTCCCGGAATGGCAGGCCGCGCTGGACGCCTTCCTGTCGCTCCCCGAGGTCGGCGGTCCGGTCGGGTACTCGGGAGGAGTGATCTCCATCGGCGTCCGGCTGGCGGTGGTCGAGCCGCGCATCAGGGCCGCCGGCCTGTTCGCAGGGAGTCTTGTGCCTCGCGTCATGTTCGAAGAGGCCCGGCAGGTCTCTATTCCGCTGCACGTCCTGCTGCAGTGGGACGACGAGGGCAACGACCGTCAGGCGTCCCTGGACCTGTTCGACGCCTTCGGTTCCAAGGAGAAGTCCCTGCACGCCAACATGGGCGGGCACACCGGCGTCCCGCGGTTCGCGGGTGACTCCGCGGCCCAGTTCTTCACACGACACCTGAAGTAG
- a CDS encoding dihydrofolate reductase family protein, translated as MSSLMVDFIISLDGYGAADGWPGFWGMEGPEYLAWLEEDSHKEYTTLMGATTYRLMSGFAAQMPDDPGMALLAATPKVVFSSTLEAPLSWSSTELNREEPVAAVREMKRDGRPLRTLGSLTLCRSLIAAGVVDRFRVVVFPVITGATGKDRIFDGYPDLALDMVEHRTFDGGLQLLEYVPRVLDGPPGAGD; from the coding sequence ATGTCAAGTCTCATGGTGGACTTCATCATCTCGCTCGACGGCTACGGGGCCGCGGACGGATGGCCGGGCTTCTGGGGCATGGAGGGGCCCGAGTACCTCGCCTGGCTGGAGGAGGATTCGCACAAGGAGTACACGACCCTCATGGGCGCCACGACGTACCGGCTCATGTCGGGGTTCGCCGCCCAGATGCCCGACGACCCGGGGATGGCCCTCCTGGCCGCGACGCCCAAGGTGGTGTTCTCCTCGACCCTGGAGGCGCCGCTGTCGTGGTCCAGTACGGAGCTGAACCGCGAGGAGCCCGTGGCGGCCGTACGGGAGATGAAGCGTGACGGGCGCCCGCTGCGCACCCTCGGCAGCCTCACCCTGTGCCGGTCGCTCATCGCGGCGGGCGTGGTCGACCGCTTCCGCGTGGTCGTCTTCCCGGTCATCACCGGCGCCACCGGGAAGGACCGCATCTTCGACGGCTATCCCGACCTCGCCCTCGACATGGTCGAACACCGCACGTTCGACGGCGGGCTCCAGTTGCTGGAGTACGTCCCCAGGGTCCTGGACGGGCCGCCCGGCGCCGGCGACTAG